A single region of the Pseudomonas sp. GGS8 genome encodes:
- a CDS encoding lipopolysaccharide assembly protein LapB produces MPQSRRYLLISLCALFALALAWFFVRSTTPVVPETIRRGYSEALNQARAGQPGAARVLYQQLGRPDLSDKRRVWLHAELPNYPSPQALKLADADLQHPSAQVRIAAIKSISGLVPNGQRSLLLGPLLDDSDQSVRFVAVNALLGLSPDELGLYFGPLEQAIDAWEQVLKLQPESADTQYQLARLHLHNAELKDAQQALERTLQLAPGNLPALVMQIDVLDRQGQSDAAQQLLAKQLKAQPDSAYLQHALGLWLLHHGQSEFALLGLSKAVELEPDNKDYRYDLATTLHGEQELEAAQKQLQEIVQRHPADRKARVLLINYWKESGQLQNVQILLAQLEQLNPDDPALQQGL; encoded by the coding sequence ATGCCTCAGTCCCGCCGCTATCTGCTCATCAGCCTCTGTGCACTGTTTGCCCTCGCCCTCGCCTGGTTTTTTGTGCGCAGCACGACGCCTGTGGTGCCGGAAACAATCCGGCGCGGCTACAGCGAAGCGCTGAACCAGGCACGCGCGGGTCAACCGGGGGCGGCACGGGTTCTTTACCAGCAATTGGGCCGCCCTGACCTGTCCGACAAGCGCCGCGTCTGGCTGCATGCCGAATTGCCCAACTACCCCAGCCCACAAGCCTTGAAACTGGCGGATGCGGACCTGCAACATCCATCGGCGCAGGTGCGCATTGCGGCGATCAAAAGCATCAGCGGTTTAGTGCCCAACGGGCAGCGCAGTCTGTTGCTCGGGCCCTTGCTCGATGACAGCGACCAAAGTGTCCGGTTTGTTGCAGTCAACGCCTTGTTGGGCTTGTCCCCGGATGAGCTGGGGTTGTATTTCGGCCCCTTGGAGCAAGCCATCGATGCCTGGGAACAGGTCCTCAAGCTCCAGCCGGAAAGCGCCGACACGCAGTACCAATTGGCACGCCTGCATTTACACAATGCCGAATTGAAGGACGCGCAGCAGGCATTGGAACGCACGTTACAACTGGCGCCCGGCAACCTGCCGGCACTGGTGATGCAGATTGATGTGCTGGACCGACAGGGCCAAAGCGATGCCGCCCAGCAATTGTTGGCGAAGCAGTTAAAGGCCCAGCCCGATTCGGCCTATCTGCAACATGCGTTGGGGCTCTGGTTACTGCATCACGGGCAAAGTGAGTTCGCGTTGCTCGGGCTGTCCAAAGCCGTGGAGCTTGAACCCGACAACAAGGATTACCGCTACGACCTGGCCACCACGCTGCATGGCGAGCAAGAGCTGGAGGCCGCACAGAAACAGCTACAGGAAATCGTCCAGCGCCACCCGGCCGATCGCAAGGCGCGCGTGCTGTTGATCAACTATTGGAAGGAAAGCGGACAGTTGCAGAACGTGCAGATCCTGTTGGCGCAGCTCGAGCAGCTCAATCCGGATGATCCGGCATTGCAGCAAGGGCTTTAA
- a CDS encoding response regulator has product MSEDAQDVVLIVEDDPSILMVLSAYLSGEGYRVLQAENGEQAFEILASKPNLDMMITDFRLPGGISGVQIAEPAVKLRPELKVIFISGYPQEIRETDSPITRKAPILAKPFDLDVLQQIMQDMLS; this is encoded by the coding sequence ATGAGTGAAGATGCACAAGACGTGGTACTGATCGTTGAGGATGACCCTTCGATTTTGATGGTGCTGTCCGCATATTTGTCGGGTGAAGGTTACCGGGTACTGCAAGCCGAAAACGGTGAGCAGGCCTTTGAGATTCTGGCGAGCAAACCGAATCTGGACATGATGATCACCGACTTCCGCCTGCCTGGCGGGATTTCTGGCGTGCAGATCGCCGAACCTGCCGTGAAGCTGCGACCGGAACTCAAGGTGATCTTCATCAGCGGCTACCCACAGGAAATCCGCGAGACCGACAGCCCGATCACCCGCAAGGCACCGATCCTGGCCAAGCCATTCGATCTGGATGTGTTGCAACAGATCATGCAGGACATGCTGTCCTGA
- a CDS encoding hybrid sensor histidine kinase/response regulator, whose protein sequence is MLSNIQAKLLIVDDLPENLLALEALIKWEDRIVYKALSADEALSLLLQHEFALAILDVQMPGMNGFELAELMRGTEKTKNIPIVFVSAAGRHLNYAFKGYESGAVDFLHKPLDVHAVKSKVNVFVDLYRQRKAMKQQVEALEQSRREQQALLEQLQNTQNELKQAVCLRDDFMSIVAHEVRTPLNGLILETQLRKMHLARDNAAAFTLDKMHAMVERDERQIKSLIRLIEDMLDVSRIRTGKLSIRPGRFDLVQLVQNLLQNFAPQIEAAESPVSLIADQPVMGDWDEFRIEQVISNLLTNALRYGAKSAIDVRVYNHLGQARVEVQDRGIGIGEENQQRIFQQFERVSTRAVVAGLGLGLFISQQIVAAHGGSITVESRIGEGALFRVCLPL, encoded by the coding sequence ATGCTAAGTAACATCCAGGCCAAATTACTGATCGTCGACGACCTGCCGGAGAACTTGCTGGCGCTGGAGGCGTTGATCAAGTGGGAGGACCGCATCGTCTACAAGGCCTTGTCCGCCGATGAAGCCTTGTCGCTGTTGTTGCAGCACGAATTCGCGCTGGCCATTCTCGATGTGCAGATGCCCGGCATGAACGGCTTCGAGTTGGCCGAGTTGATGCGCGGCACGGAAAAAACCAAAAACATCCCGATTGTGTTCGTCAGTGCCGCTGGCCGTCATCTCAACTACGCGTTCAAGGGCTACGAAAGCGGAGCCGTGGACTTTCTGCACAAGCCGCTGGATGTTCACGCGGTCAAGAGCAAGGTCAATGTCTTCGTCGATCTGTATCGTCAGCGCAAGGCGATGAAACAGCAGGTCGAAGCCCTGGAGCAAAGTCGCCGGGAGCAGCAGGCACTGCTCGAACAGTTGCAGAACACCCAGAATGAACTGAAGCAGGCTGTGTGCTTGCGCGATGATTTCATGTCCATCGTCGCGCACGAAGTCCGCACGCCGCTCAATGGCCTGATCCTCGAAACCCAGTTGCGCAAAATGCACCTGGCCCGGGATAACGCCGCGGCGTTCACTCTGGACAAAATGCACGCCATGGTCGAGCGCGACGAGCGGCAGATCAAAAGCCTGATCCGCCTGATCGAAGACATGCTCGATGTGTCGCGAATCCGCACCGGCAAGCTGTCGATCCGCCCCGGTCGGTTTGACCTGGTGCAACTGGTGCAGAATCTTTTGCAAAACTTCGCACCGCAGATTGAGGCCGCAGAGTCGCCAGTCAGCTTGATTGCCGACCAACCCGTGATGGGTGACTGGGACGAGTTTCGTATCGAACAAGTAATTTCCAATCTGCTGACAAATGCGTTGCGCTATGGTGCCAAGAGCGCGATCGACGTACGCGTGTACAATCACCTCGGGCAAGCGCGGGTTGAGGTTCAGGATCGCGGTATCGGGATCGGTGAAGAGAATCAGCAGCGCATTTTTCAGCAGTTCGAGCGGGTTTCCACCCGGGCCGTGGTGGCGGGGCTGGGCCTGGGGTTGTTTATTTCGCAGCAGATTGTCGCCGCCCATGGCGGCTCCATTACCGTCGAGAGCCGGATTGGCGAAGGCGCCTTGTTTCGCGTTTGTCTGCCGCTGTAG
- a CDS encoding protein-glutamate O-methyltransferase CheR, with amino-acid sequence MRLLIEAIYLKYSYDFRDYSGASIKRRVNHALSQFECNTISALQEKVLHDPTAFMQLLQLLTIPVSEMFRDPSHFLALRDEVVPLLKTYPSIKVWIAGCSTGEEVYSMAILLREEGLLDRTIIYATDINPRSLDKARQGIFSMANVRAYTHNYQQAGGQRSFADYYTAAYDYAIFDKSLCDNVTFADHSLATDSVFSETQLISCRNVLIYFNKKLQDRTFGLFHESLCHRGFLALGSKETLDFSAYGNQFEPLVKHERIYRKS; translated from the coding sequence ATGAGGTTGTTGATCGAAGCGATCTACCTCAAGTACAGCTACGATTTTCGTGATTACTCCGGCGCGTCGATCAAGCGCCGGGTCAACCATGCATTGAGCCAGTTCGAGTGCAATACCATCTCGGCGCTGCAAGAGAAGGTCCTGCACGACCCGACTGCGTTCATGCAACTGCTGCAATTGCTGACAATCCCGGTCAGCGAAATGTTTCGCGACCCTTCGCACTTCCTGGCCCTGCGTGATGAAGTGGTGCCGCTGCTCAAGACCTATCCGTCGATCAAGGTCTGGATTGCCGGCTGCAGCACCGGCGAAGAGGTCTATTCGATGGCGATTCTGCTGCGCGAAGAAGGCTTGCTGGATCGCACCATCATCTATGCCACCGACATCAACCCGCGTTCGCTGGATAAAGCCAGGCAAGGGATTTTCTCCATGGCGAATGTTCGCGCCTACACTCACAACTATCAGCAGGCTGGTGGTCAGCGCTCGTTCGCCGATTACTACACGGCGGCCTATGACTACGCGATTTTCGACAAGAGCCTGTGCGACAACGTGACCTTCGCCGATCACAGCCTGGCCACCGATAGCGTATTCTCCGAAACTCAATTAATTTCGTGTCGTAATGTACTGATTTATTTTAATAAAAAGCTTCAGGATCGAACGTTCGGCTTGTTTCATGAATCTTTGTGTCATCGTGGCTTTCTGGCGCTGGGCAGTAAGGAAACCCTGGATTTTTCGGCCTATGGCAATCAATTTGAGCCGTTGGTCAAACATGAAAGGATCTACCGCAAATCATGA
- a CDS encoding response regulator, whose product MTSAPAVDEQRFRKLLSRNVSLPLGVGVISAVFFVSLITYLLSVIQWVQHTDRVINNANGAVKLTVDLETGMRGFLLSGDEHFLEPYETAKPRIAVALNTLLELTADNPVQTDRLHQLQALQTEWADYAQSIIDLQRAGGDYRSVVKVGRGKRLTDEIRKQFEDVIDMEQQLRTTRNEEVRRTTIWSIALYLLFVAGISGLLAYIGRRDLLNLSRSFGVNLAAQQASARRLEQQAWLRNGQTELAEQVLGQLSLNLLGRNILQFCAQYLGSAVAAIYVREEHGGLKRIASYGFSREQEALEQQIYNGEGIVGQVAQQARLIRLDEVPGDYFKVSSGLGEGLPHSVLVVPTSDDDRVNGVIELGFLRPLADRDIELLELIAGNIGTSIEAARYRQRLQEVLAETQQLNEELQVQQEELKSANEELEEQSRVLKESQTHLETQQIELEQTNEQLAEQAQILAEQRDAMDLKNSELNQAQLELEARAEELQRASKYKSEFLANMSHELRTPLNSSLILAKLLAENPQGNLSAEQVKFAESIYSAGNDLLNLINDILDISKVEAGKLEVCPENTSVARLVEGLRGMFEPLAADKKLDFEVELRADAPLRLFTDCQRLEQVIKNLLSNAVKFTEKGTVSLIVAAQPADGIAFIVRDSGIGIAPDHQESIFEAFRQADGTTNRRYGGTGLGLSISRDLATLLGGSISLTSTPGQGSVFTLVLPQHYVEPGDTPVETMKATPVAMPALPSKNAEVTAAVPLMADVDVACFDDDRHKAPFASRCILVVEDELNFAQILYDLAHELGYQCLVAHGADEGYDLARQFIPDAILLDMRLPDHSGLTVLQRLKEHAETRHIPVHVISVEDRVEAAMHMGAIGYAVKPTTREELKEVFARLEAKLTQKVKRILLVEDDDVQRDSIARLIGDEDIEITAVGLAQDALDLLRTTIFDCMIIDLKLPDMLGNDLLKRMSCEDICSFPPVIVYTARNLTRDEEAELRKYSRSIIIKGARSPERLLDEVTLFLHKIESRLSHERQTMLKTARSRDKVFEGRKVLLVDDDVRNIFALTGALEQKGAVVVIGRNGREAIERLNDVEDIDLVLMDVMMPEMDGFEATLEIRKDPRWRKLPIIAVTAKAMKDDQERCLQAGSNDYLAKPIDLDRLFSLIRVWLPKMERI is encoded by the coding sequence ATGACCTCTGCGCCTGCGGTTGACGAGCAACGATTCCGTAAACTCTTGAGTCGCAACGTCAGCCTGCCATTGGGTGTTGGCGTCATCAGCGCGGTGTTCTTCGTCTCACTGATCACCTATCTGCTGTCGGTGATCCAGTGGGTCCAGCACACCGACCGGGTGATCAATAATGCCAATGGAGCCGTAAAACTGACCGTCGATCTGGAAACCGGTATGCGCGGTTTCCTGCTCAGTGGCGACGAGCATTTTCTTGAGCCCTATGAGACGGCCAAGCCAAGAATAGCGGTCGCTCTCAATACCTTGCTCGAACTGACTGCGGACAATCCGGTGCAGACCGATCGCCTGCACCAGCTCCAGGCCTTGCAGACGGAATGGGCCGATTACGCGCAATCGATAATCGATTTGCAGCGAGCAGGCGGTGATTACCGCAGTGTCGTCAAAGTCGGGCGCGGCAAACGGTTGACCGATGAGATCCGCAAGCAATTCGAAGACGTGATCGATATGGAGCAGCAGTTGCGTACCACGCGCAACGAAGAAGTGCGGCGCACCACCATCTGGAGCATCGCCCTTTATCTGTTGTTCGTGGCCGGTATCAGTGGATTGCTGGCCTATATTGGTCGCCGGGATCTGCTCAACCTGTCCCGCAGCTTTGGCGTCAACCTCGCCGCGCAACAGGCCAGCGCCCGGCGTCTGGAACAGCAGGCCTGGTTGCGCAACGGCCAGACCGAACTGGCCGAGCAAGTCTTGGGGCAGTTATCGCTCAATCTGTTGGGGCGCAATATCCTGCAGTTCTGCGCGCAATACCTCGGCAGTGCCGTCGCGGCGATCTATGTGCGTGAGGAGCATGGCGGCCTGAAGCGCATCGCGTCATACGGTTTCTCTCGGGAACAGGAGGCGCTTGAGCAGCAGATTTACAATGGTGAAGGGATTGTCGGCCAGGTGGCGCAACAGGCGCGCCTGATTCGTCTTGATGAGGTGCCAGGCGACTACTTCAAAGTCAGCTCTGGCCTGGGCGAAGGTTTGCCACACAGTGTGCTGGTAGTGCCGACCAGTGATGACGATCGGGTCAACGGGGTGATCGAGCTGGGTTTCCTGCGGCCGCTGGCGGATCGTGACATCGAGTTGCTTGAACTGATCGCCGGCAACATTGGCACCTCGATCGAGGCCGCTCGTTATCGCCAGCGCTTGCAGGAAGTGCTGGCCGAAACCCAGCAACTCAACGAAGAGCTGCAGGTTCAGCAAGAGGAACTCAAGAGCGCCAACGAAGAGCTGGAAGAGCAGTCGCGGGTTCTCAAGGAATCCCAGACTCACCTCGAAACCCAGCAGATCGAGTTGGAGCAAACCAACGAACAACTCGCCGAACAGGCGCAGATCCTGGCTGAGCAGCGCGACGCCATGGACCTCAAGAACAGTGAGCTGAATCAGGCCCAACTTGAGCTTGAGGCCCGCGCCGAAGAATTGCAGCGTGCCAGCAAGTACAAGTCCGAATTCCTCGCCAACATGTCCCACGAGCTGCGCACGCCGCTGAACAGTTCGTTGATTCTGGCGAAATTGCTGGCGGAGAACCCGCAGGGAAACCTCAGCGCCGAGCAGGTCAAGTTCGCCGAGTCGATCTATTCCGCCGGCAACGATTTGCTCAACTTGATCAACGACATTCTCGACATTTCCAAGGTTGAGGCCGGCAAGCTTGAGGTGTGTCCGGAGAACACCAGCGTCGCGCGCCTGGTGGAAGGCCTGCGGGGAATGTTCGAGCCGTTGGCGGCGGACAAGAAACTGGATTTTGAAGTCGAATTGCGGGCTGACGCGCCGCTGAGACTGTTCACCGACTGCCAGCGCCTGGAGCAAGTGATCAAGAACCTGCTGTCCAACGCGGTGAAGTTCACCGAAAAGGGCACTGTCAGCCTGATCGTGGCTGCTCAGCCGGCCGATGGCATTGCGTTTATCGTCCGCGACTCCGGGATCGGCATTGCGCCGGATCATCAGGAAAGCATTTTCGAAGCCTTCCGTCAGGCCGACGGCACCACGAACCGTCGTTACGGCGGTACCGGCCTGGGCCTGTCGATTTCTCGTGATCTGGCCACGTTGCTGGGCGGCTCCATCAGCCTGACCAGCACGCCGGGGCAGGGCAGTGTGTTCACCCTGGTCTTGCCGCAGCACTACGTCGAACCGGGCGATACGCCTGTCGAAACGATGAAAGCCACGCCGGTGGCCATGCCGGCTCTCCCATCGAAAAACGCCGAGGTTACCGCGGCTGTGCCGCTGATGGCCGATGTCGATGTTGCGTGTTTCGACGATGATCGCCACAAGGCGCCGTTCGCCAGTCGTTGCATCCTTGTGGTGGAAGATGAGCTGAACTTTGCACAAATCCTCTACGATCTGGCCCATGAACTGGGTTATCAGTGCCTGGTGGCCCACGGCGCCGATGAAGGCTACGACCTGGCCAGGCAATTCATCCCCGACGCGATCCTGCTGGACATGCGCCTGCCGGATCATTCCGGGTTGACGGTATTGCAGCGCCTGAAAGAGCACGCCGAGACCCGGCACATTCCCGTGCATGTGATCTCTGTCGAAGACCGTGTCGAGGCCGCCATGCACATGGGCGCCATCGGTTATGCAGTCAAACCGACCACGCGCGAGGAACTCAAGGAGGTATTTGCCCGTCTCGAAGCCAAACTGACCCAGAAGGTCAAACGCATATTGCTGGTCGAAGACGATGATGTGCAGCGCGACAGCATTGCCCGATTGATCGGCGACGAGGACATCGAAATCACTGCCGTCGGCCTGGCGCAGGATGCACTCGATTTGCTGCGCACCACGATTTTTGACTGCATGATCATCGACCTGAAGCTGCCGGACATGCTCGGCAACGACTTGCTCAAGCGCATGTCCTGCGAGGATATCTGCTCGTTCCCGCCGGTGATCGTCTATACCGCGCGCAACCTGACCCGGGACGAAGAGGCCGAGCTGCGCAAGTATTCGCGCTCGATCATCATCAAGGGCGCGCGTTCGCCCGAGCGGTTGCTGGATGAAGTGACCCTCTTTCTGCACAAGATCGAATCCCGGCTGTCCCATGAGCGCCAGACCATGCTCAAGACCGCGCGCAGCCGCGACAAGGTGTTCGAGGGGCGCAAAGTGCTGTTGGTGGATGACGATGTTCGTAACATCTTTGCCCTGACCGGTGCGCTGGAGCAAAAGGGCGCGGTCGTGGTGATTGGCCGTAACGGTCGTGAAGCGATTGAGCGATTGAATGACGTCGAGGACATCGACCTGGTGCTGATGGACGTGATGATGCCGGAAATGGACGGTTTCGAAGCCACCCTCGAAATCCGCAAGGACCCGCGCTGGCGCAAACTGCCGATTATTGCGGTGACGGCCAAGGCCATGAAGGACGATCAGGAGCGCTGCTTGCAGGCCGGCTCCAACGACTACCTGGCCAAGCCCATCGACCTGGATCGCCTGTTTTCGTTGATTCGTGTGTGGTTACCGAAGATGGAACGCATTTAG
- a CDS encoding response regulator has protein sequence MSTNTSTILVVEDDAIVRMLIVDVLVELEYRVLEADGCEKALDFINDEDQCIDLLMTDVGLPIMDGRELAKQARLLRPELPILFASGYAESIEVPDDMYVIGKPFSIDQLRDKVKDILP, from the coding sequence ATGTCCACCAACACATCCACCATACTAGTCGTTGAAGACGATGCCATCGTGCGCATGCTGATCGTCGATGTGCTGGTGGAACTGGAATACCGGGTACTTGAAGCCGATGGCTGCGAAAAGGCGCTGGATTTCATCAACGATGAGGACCAGTGCATCGACTTGCTGATGACCGATGTGGGGCTGCCAATCATGGACGGTCGGGAGCTGGCCAAGCAGGCGCGCCTGTTGCGTCCGGAGTTGCCGATTCTGTTCGCCAGCGGCTATGCCGAGAGCATCGAAGTGCCTGATGACATGTATGTGATCGGCAAGCCGTTCTCGATTGATCAGTTGCGCGACAAGGTCAAGGACATATTGCCCTGA
- a CDS encoding glycosyltransferase, protein MIQPHATKVLVIGYVWPEPRSSAASGHVMQILDTFLQQGWDITFSSPAGTGEHRADLTALGIREVPIELNNSSFDAFISELAPDIVLFDQFMMEEQFGWRVEKHCPDALRVLETSDLQSLRHARHQRLKERLKASNDANDFSELFAPALHEEFQLMADTDLAKREIAALYRCDLNLMISEVEIDLLVEQFKLPRNLLHWCPLMVEPASVPPTAFEDRAHFLSIGNFRHAPNWDAVLWMKTTIWPLIREQLPTAQLHIYGAYTPPKATALHNPAQGFHVMNWAEDALQVMSAARICLAPLRFGAGIKGKIVDAMLCGTPTVTTPIGAEAMHGEHPWPGAVTRTAQEFADYAVQLYKDDALWTAAQSLGQRLLADRYKASEHGPALIEKLLYCQQHLPQRRRDNFTGSMLRHHHHKSTQYMAQWIEAKNRNLA, encoded by the coding sequence ATGATCCAGCCCCACGCAACCAAAGTCCTTGTCATTGGTTACGTCTGGCCCGAGCCCCGTTCTTCGGCGGCCAGCGGGCATGTGATGCAAATCCTCGATACGTTCTTGCAGCAAGGCTGGGACATTACCTTCAGCAGTCCGGCTGGCACCGGTGAGCATCGTGCGGACCTGACCGCGCTGGGCATCCGCGAAGTGCCGATCGAATTGAACAACAGCAGCTTCGATGCGTTTATCAGTGAACTCGCACCGGATATTGTCCTGTTCGACCAGTTCATGATGGAAGAACAGTTCGGTTGGCGAGTCGAAAAACACTGCCCCGATGCCTTGCGCGTGCTTGAGACCTCTGACCTGCAAAGCCTTCGTCATGCACGGCATCAGCGGCTCAAGGAACGCTTGAAGGCGAGTAACGACGCCAACGATTTCAGCGAGCTATTCGCGCCAGCCTTGCATGAAGAGTTCCAGCTCATGGCCGATACCGATCTCGCCAAACGGGAGATTGCTGCGCTGTACCGTTGCGACTTGAACCTGATGATCTCTGAAGTGGAGATCGATTTGCTGGTCGAGCAGTTCAAGCTGCCGCGCAACTTGCTGCACTGGTGTCCGCTGATGGTCGAACCTGCGAGCGTACCGCCGACAGCCTTTGAAGATCGGGCGCACTTTCTCAGCATCGGCAATTTTCGACATGCGCCTAACTGGGATGCGGTGCTCTGGATGAAAACAACCATCTGGCCGTTGATCCGCGAGCAACTGCCCACGGCTCAGTTGCATATCTACGGCGCTTACACGCCACCCAAGGCTACCGCGCTGCACAACCCGGCCCAGGGTTTTCATGTCATGAACTGGGCAGAAGATGCTTTGCAAGTGATGTCGGCGGCACGCATTTGTCTGGCGCCTCTGCGCTTCGGTGCCGGTATTAAAGGCAAGATTGTCGACGCCATGCTGTGCGGCACACCCACGGTTACAACGCCTATCGGTGCCGAAGCAATGCACGGCGAACATCCGTGGCCAGGCGCCGTGACCCGGACGGCACAGGAGTTCGCCGATTATGCGGTGCAACTGTATAAGGATGATGCACTCTGGACGGCCGCCCAATCCCTCGGGCAGCGTTTATTGGCCGATCGATATAAAGCGTCGGAACATGGCCCGGCATTGATCGAGAAGTTATTGTACTGCCAGCAACATTTGCCACAACGTAGACGCGATAACTTTACGGGCAGCATGTTACGCCATCACCACCACAAAAGTACGCAATACATGGCGCAATGGATTGAGGCGAAAAACCGAAACCTCGCTTAA